Proteins encoded within one genomic window of Camelina sativa cultivar DH55 chromosome 19, Cs, whole genome shotgun sequence:
- the LOC104766719 gene encoding protein IRX15-LIKE-like encodes MKSNNTNTNLILFHHHSPLTSKSASAVAAANHHRLLFIFFLSFFTLLFSFSLFSSSIHSTTTSHSLSSSPFSSLPPPVTAALLHYTSSSPPNTSMSFLELSTISNIIHSHGPSCNLLVFGLTHESLLWRSINFQGRTVFVDESPYSVSKFEQSNPGVEAYDVVYSTKVSQASKLLGYYRTLPECRPVQNLLFSDCKLGINDLPNFVYEIDWDVILIDGPRGYASDSPGRMAPIFTSAVLAKSKDFGKEKKKKTKKTDVFVHEFGRKIERVYSDEFLCEENLSEVIGDLGHFVVAAEEEEEREGFGNGFCRNSTKLSETFTAVSGGDEVGVDDE; translated from the coding sequence atgaagagcAACAACACAAACACTAATCTAATTCTCTTCCACCACCACTCTCCACTAACTTCAAAGTCAGCCTCCGCCGTCGCCGCCGCGAATCACCACCGTCTcttattcatcttcttcctctctttcttcactctcctcttctctttctctctcttctcctcctcaaTCCACTCCACCACAACCTCTCACTCTCTCTCCTCATCTCCTTTCTCCTCCCTCCCACCACCAGTAACCGCCGCGCTCCTCCACTACACTTCCTCATCACCACCAAACACATCAATGTCCTTCCTTGAACTCTCCACCATCTCCAACATCATTCACTCTCATGGCCCTTCTTGTAACCTCTTAGTCTTTGGTCTTACCCACGAGTCTCTTCTCTGGAGATCTATAAATTTCCAAGGTCGTACTGTCTTCGTTGATGAGAGTCCTTACTCTGTTTCTAAGTTCGAACAGAGTAACCCTGGAGTTGAAGCTTACGATGTTGTCTACTCAACTAAAGTATCTCAAGCTTCGAAGCTTCTTGGTTATTATAGAACCCTACCCGAGTGTAGACCCGTTCAGAATCTTTTGTTCTCGGATTGTAAATTAGGTATCAACGATTTGCCTAATtttgtttatgagattgattgGGATGTGATTTTGATTGATGGGCCTCGTGGGTATGCTTCTGATTCTCCGGGAAGGATGGCTCCGATCTTTACTTCGGCGGTTTTAGCAAAAAGTAAAGATTttgggaaagagaagaagaagaagacgaagaagactgATGTGTTTGTGCATGAATTTGGGAGAAAGATTGAGAGAGTTTACAGTGATGAGTTTCTATGTGAAGAGAATCTGAGTGAAGTCATCGGAGATTTAGGGCATTTTGTtgtggcggcggaggaggaggaggaaagggaGGGTTTTGGTAATGGGTTTTGTCGGAACTCGACGAAATTGTCGGAGACTTTTACGGCGGTGAGTGGTGGCGATGAGGTTGGTGTTGATGATGAGTGA
- the LOC109124654 gene encoding DNA-directed RNA polymerases II, IV and V subunit 3-like — protein sequence MDGATYQRFPKVKIRELKDDYAKFELRETDVSMANALRRVMISEVPTVAIDLVEIEVNSSVLNDEFIAHRLGLIPLTSERAMSMRFSRDCDACDGDGQCEFCSVEFRLSAKCVTDQTLDVTSRDLYSADPTVTPVDFTVDSAVSDSSESKGIIIVKLRRGQELRLRAIARKGIGKDHAKWSPAATVTFMYEPDIIINEDMMDTLTEEEKIDLIESSPTKVLGIDPVTRQVVVVDPEAYTYDEEVIKKAEAMGKPGLIEIHPKDDSFVFTVESTGAVKASQLVLNAIDILKQKLDAVRLSDDTVEADDQFGELGAHMRGG from the exons ATGGACGGTGCCACTTACCAAAGATTCCCAAAGGTCAAGATCCGTGAGCTTAAAGATGACTACGCAAAGTTCGAGCTCCGTGAAACCGACGTTTCAATGGCGAACGCTCTCCGTCGCGTTATGATCTCCGAAGTACCCACCGTTGCAATTGATCTCGTCGAAATCGAGGTTAACTCCTCTGTTCTCAACGACGAGTTCATCGCTCATCGATTAGGTCTCATTCCTCTCACCAGCGAGCGTGCTATGAGCATGCGGTTCTCTCGTGATTGTGATGCTTGTGATGGAGATGGACAGTGCGAGTTTTGCTCTGTTGAATTCAGGCTTAGTGCTAAGTGTGTTACTGACCAAACCCTAGATGTTACTAGCAGGGATCTCTACAGTGCTGATCCTACTGTTACTCCTGTTGATTTCACTGTCGATTCGGCTGTCTCTGATTCAAGCGAGTCAAA ggGGATTATCATTGTGAAACTGCGCAGGGGACAAGAGTTAAGGCTTAGGGCGATAGCGAGGAAAGGAATCGGGAAAGATCATGCGAAATGGTCTCCTGCAGCTACTGTTACGTTTATGTATGAGCCTGACATTATTATCAATGAAGATATGATGGACACTTTGACAGAAGAGGAAAAGATCGACTTGATTGAGAGCAGCCCAACGAAAGTTCTTGGCATTGACCCAGTCACCAGACAG GTTGTGGTGGTTGATCCTGAAGCTTACACTTACGATGAAGAAGTGATCAAGAAAGCTGAAGCCATGGGGAAACCGGGACTGATTGAGATCCATCCAAAAGATGATAGTTTTGTATTCACTGTTGAATCCACAGGTGCAGTGAAGGCATCACAGCTGGTACTAAATGCCATAGACATCCTGAAGCAGAAGCTTGATGCAGTGCGTCTCTCAGATGACACTGTAGAAGCAGATGATCAGTTTGGTGAACTTGGCGCCCATATGCGTGGAGGATGA